The sequence ATCAGCTGCGCCGCCAGTACCAGCGCCGGGGCCAGATCCACGGTTTTCTTGGCGATCATCGGGATAACGACATAGCCATCGAAATTCTGCACCAGCAGATAGACGAAGATCGTATACAGCCCCATCTCCGTCCCGCCGGAAAAACCCACCAGAACCATCAGCACGCCCGATACGACCGCGCCGAGATTGGGGATGAAAGCCAGCAATCCTGTAAGGATGGCAAGCAGCGCGATCATCGGGATGGCATCGCCAGTGTACCAGCCATAGGCGGACAGCAGGAGGTAGGTGAACACACCTTCGAACAGCATTCCCACCAGCCGCCCGGCCATCAGCCGCCGCATCGTATAGGCCATCCGGTCGATGGTGACGGCGAAGGCAGGGCGCTGGTTCTGGGGCAGCATCCACGAAACGCCGCGTTCATAAAGCTTCGGTTCCGCAGCCAGATAGACCCCGATGATCAGGATCAGCACGGTGGTCGCCAGCGCGCCGAAAATACCGCCGATCGCGCGGGTAACCGTGCCCACACCGCTCATCACGCTGCCCAGCATGCTCTGCACGTCGCCGGCAGGAACGGCAAAACCCCTGGACCGAAGCCAACTGGTTGCTTCCACCAATTGCCCTTGCACGATTTCCGGCAACTGGGCCGCCTCACGCGAGATCTGCGATCCGGCATAGCTCACCAGCCAGTAGAAGAATATCAGCGTGAGCAGGAGGACGATACCCACCCGAAAGCCGCGCCCGATCGGCAGAACTCGGCCTAGCAGGCGAGCACCGCCGTCGATCATCGAGGCGAACACCGCCGCGCCGAAGATTACCAGCAGCGGTTCGGCGATATAAATCGCCAGCGCCAACAGGCCGATGACTGCCGCCCAGACGAACGCTCGCTTCGCTTCCATCCGCAGTTTCGGATCGGTGATGCGCGACGGGCTGGCACCACTGGCCTCGCTGGATTCCGCCTGCCCAGGCGGTTCGTGGTTTTCGTCAGTTGCGCTCGTCACCTGGTTCTCCCGCAGCATCGCCGGCAATGGCCGGGCGCAATGTGGTCCAGGCACGGTCACCGCGCAAGCTGGTCCACCAGCTGACCGGGTTGAGCGTTGTCGATCCGTCCAGCGAGAAGGTGATGAACTCCGCTCGCCCGCCGACATTTTCCAGCGGGATCGGACCCATCAGCCCGATCTCGCCATATTCGCGGCTGTCGGCGGAATGATCGCGGTTGTCGCCCATCGCAAACACGTGGCCATCGGGCACGGTAATCTCGGCGAAATTATCGAGCATCCCGCCGGCAATATCGTCGATCACCAAATAGGTCGCTCCATTGGGCAGCGTTTCGCGGTATACGGGCAGTTCATACACGTCCTCACCCCCTGGCAAGATGGTGCGGTATTGCTCGAAATCGTCGAGGCAAGGGGTGCCGTTGCAGATGTGATAATCCGCCGCAGACAGGCGCAAGGCCGGTTCTGCCTCCTGCTCGATCGGCTGGCCGTTCAATACGATCTGGCCGTTGACGACCGCGATACGGTCGCCGGGCAGGGCCACCACCCGCTTGATATAATCCTCGTCGCGCAAAGGGTGTACCGGGATCACGATATCGCCATATTCGGGCGTATCGGCCCAGATCCGCCAATCGCCGCGCGGCAACAGGTGGAAACTGGCGCTCGCCCAGCTCCAGCCATAGGGGTATTTGCTGACCACCAGCCGGTCGCCCACCAGCAGGTTCGGCATCATCGATGTGCTGGGGATGTAAAACGGCTTGGCTACCATCGAATGGAACACCAGTACCGCGAGCAACATCAGCGCCAGCCCGCGCAATTCGGCGAACCAGTTGATCTTCTCTTTTTGCTTATCGGGCTTGGTTTCGGTCACGGTGTCGTCAGTTCGCGTGGTAACGCCGGTCAGGCTGTTCATGGTCGGGGTACCGCTTCGATGATTACAAAGGCCTGCGCCCATGGATGATCGTCGGTGAGGGTGAGATGAATGGCGGCCTCATGGCCGGGCGGGATCATTTCCGCAAGCCGCTTCGCCGCGCCGCCTTCCAGCGCGAGCGTGGGCGCGCCCGACGGGGCGTTGACCACGCCAATGTCCTTCATGAACACGCCGCGCCGAAAACCGGTGCCCACGGCTTTGCTGAAGGCCTCTTTGGCGGCGAAGCGCTTGGCATAGGTGCCTGCCATGGTGAAGGGGCGGCGGCGCGCCTTGGCCCGCTCGATATCGGTAAACACCCGGTTCTCGAAACGCTCTGCGAACCGGTCCAGAGAGTTCTGGATTCGCTCGATATTGCAGAGATCGGAGCCCAGGCCGATGATCACGACGGTTCGCTCGAACAGTCACGGCCGACTGGCTGCAAGATCATGCCGCCTGTCGCGCTGTTCCGGAAACCGCGTGGGGGCGCAGCAAGTCCTGCAGGACGGGAAGTGATGGCGTAACTTATCACCGGGCTTCATCCATCAAATCGCGCATCCGCCGCACGGCTGCCTCTAGGCCGCAAAACACCGCTTCGCCAATCAGATAGTGGCCGATATTAAGCTCCGCCAGCTGCGGAATGGCGGCAATCGGCTGGACGTTTTCATAGGTCAGCCCGTGCCCCGCATGGGGCTCGATCCCATTTTTCACCGCCAGTGCCGACATATCTGCGATGCGCTTCAGCTCGCTCTCGAGCTTGGCCGGGTCGCCATCGAGGTCGGCATGGGCATATTCGCCCGTGTGAAACTCCACGATATCCGCGCCGAGCCGAATGGCTGCATCCAATTGCCGCGTTTCGGCTTCGATAAACAGGCTGACCCGAATGCCGGCATCTTTCAGCCGGGTGACGATGGGGGCGAGTTGATTGTCCAGCCCGGCCGCGTCCAACCCACCTTCGGTGGTGCGCTCCTCGCGCTTTTCGGGGACGATGCAGGCGGCGTGCGGTTGGTGGCGCAGCGCGATTTCGAGCATTTCCTCGGTCGCGGCCATTTCCAGGTTCAGCGGCAGGTCGGTTGCTTCCTGAATGCGGCGAAGGTCGGCATCGCGAATATGGCGGCGGTCCTCGCGCAGATGGGCGGTGATCCCGTCGCCGCCGACAGCTGCGACGATCTGTGCCGCGCGAACCGGATCGGGATGGTCTCCGCCGCGCGCATTGCGAATAGTTGCCACGT comes from Alteripontixanthobacter sp. and encodes:
- a CDS encoding AI-2E family transporter; protein product: MTSATDENHEPPGQAESSEASGASPSRITDPKLRMEAKRAFVWAAVIGLLALAIYIAEPLLVIFGAAVFASMIDGGARLLGRVLPIGRGFRVGIVLLLTLIFFYWLVSYAGSQISREAAQLPEIVQGQLVEATSWLRSRGFAVPAGDVQSMLGSVMSGVGTVTRAIGGIFGALATTVLILIIGVYLAAEPKLYERGVSWMLPQNQRPAFAVTIDRMAYTMRRLMAGRLVGMLFEGVFTYLLLSAYGWYTGDAIPMIALLAILTGLLAFIPNLGAVVSGVLMVLVGFSGGTEMGLYTIFVYLLVQNFDGYVVIPMIAKKTVDLAPALVLAAQLIMGLLFGILGLFLADPLLAMIKVALERRAEHNEEADAAALREPPKPEQRPRKQVAAAAKANPDGA
- the lepB gene encoding signal peptidase I translates to MNSLTGVTTRTDDTVTETKPDKQKEKINWFAELRGLALMLLAVLVFHSMVAKPFYIPSTSMMPNLLVGDRLVVSKYPYGWSWASASFHLLPRGDWRIWADTPEYGDIVIPVHPLRDEDYIKRVVALPGDRIAVVNGQIVLNGQPIEQEAEPALRLSAADYHICNGTPCLDDFEQYRTILPGGEDVYELPVYRETLPNGATYLVIDDIAGGMLDNFAEITVPDGHVFAMGDNRDHSADSREYGEIGLMGPIPLENVGGRAEFITFSLDGSTTLNPVSWWTSLRGDRAWTTLRPAIAGDAAGEPGDERN
- the acpS gene encoding holo-ACP synthase — translated: MIIGLGSDLCNIERIQNSLDRFAERFENRVFTDIERAKARRRPFTMAGTYAKRFAAKEAFSKAVGTGFRRGVFMKDIGVVNAPSGAPTLALEGGAAKRLAEMIPPGHEAAIHLTLTDDHPWAQAFVIIEAVPRP
- a CDS encoding pyridoxine 5'-phosphate synthase, whose translation is MSNVTGGTDLSSAPKLRLGVNIDHVATIRNARGGDHPDPVRAAQIVAAVGGDGITAHLREDRRHIRDADLRRIQEATDLPLNLEMAATEEMLEIALRHQPHAACIVPEKREERTTEGGLDAAGLDNQLAPIVTRLKDAGIRVSLFIEAETRQLDAAIRLGADIVEFHTGEYAHADLDGDPAKLESELKRIADMSALAVKNGIEPHAGHGLTYENVQPIAAIPQLAELNIGHYLIGEAVFCGLEAAVRRMRDLMDEAR